A stretch of Mya arenaria isolate MELC-2E11 chromosome 14, ASM2691426v1 DNA encodes these proteins:
- the LOC128216213 gene encoding uncharacterized protein LOC128216213 produces the protein MSFFVQLLAFHIVHGTFALGTLYKSTASCFGVTTPASNFMSSSCPPGEVIAIKTFTVAYKTAALNCTLDNVRIQNQFQLCCSNITEQDCQMSYNIHPNNAVQYIENCNGRRSCNVMATSVISQECIGIPDHPNYMHINYYCIPETSILSSMSGTITSTSLGPHVYLQSPGFNNVQKIPSGKSLTCSVHTCDMGSKLSITLWQIVMENKWGQCQQRLIVRRPDGIIIGIWNCQNNTASPKTLQTSEQYLIIQLENSLTSDLGSFWLGFAGSSPDGRVTVSCPPETNPCAGVSSTIYSTSTPMTTTTKATTTMDSTTTPMTPTTTTTTTTTTTTTTTTTDSTSTPMTPTTTTTTTTTDSTSTPMVTTPTTTATASISTTAGQSSTSNITEENTTSIINVETLSNSKTTLGSTLLDTSTTPKHKKGLRNASIGIVVGGVAGFGLIAFMLSIVFIRRRINNGKAHRTAQASESNRNTNGTTNPSYAPSSSSYCMVGRIAGGAS, from the exons ATGAGTTTTTTCGTGCAATTGCTGGCTTTTCATATTGTCCATG GGACTTTTGCCCTTGGTACTTTATACAAAAGCACCGCTTCTTGTTTCGGCGTTACCACACCAGCAAGTAATTTTATGTCTTCTTCGTGTCCACCGGGAGAAGTAATTGCAATAAAGACTTTTACCGTCGCCTACAAAACAGCGGCACTGAATTGCACTTTGGACAACGTTCGCATCCAAAATCAGTTTCAACTTTGTTGTTCGAACATAACCGAACAAGACTGCCAAATGTCATATAATATTCATCCCAATAATGCAGTTCAGTATATAGAAAATTGCAATGGTAGGCGTAGTTGCAACGTGATGGCTACTAGTGTTATATCACAGGAATGTATTGGAATACCTGACCATCCAAACTACATGCATATAAACTACTATTGCATACCTG agACGAGTATTCTTAGCAGCATGTCAGGAACGATAACCTCTACGAGCTTAGGGCcgcatgtttatctgcaaagtCCCGGTTTCAACAACGTTCAGAAGATCCCGTCGGGAAAATCTCTGACTTGCTCTGTCCACACGTGTGATATGGGCTCAAAACTCTCTATAACACTGTGGCAGATTGTGATGGAAAACAA GTGGGGTCAATGCCAACAAAGACTTATTGTGAGACGACCCGACGGTATCATTATCGGTATTTGGAACTGTCAAAATAACACAGCTTCGCCGAAAACATTGCAAACAAGCGAACAGTATCTTATCATTCAGCTAGAGAACAGCCTTACATCTGATTTGGGCTCGTTTTGGCTAGGATTTGCTG GATCCTCCCCGGATGGTAGGGTAACAGTCTCGTGTCCTCCTGAAACGAATCCATGTGCTGGTGTCTCTTCAACAATATATTCAACATCGACACCTATGACGACCACCAccaaagcaacaacaacaatggatTCAACAACTACACCAATGACGCCGaccaccacaaccacaaccactaccaccaccaccacaacaacaacaacaacagattcAACATCTACACCAATGACGccgaccaccaccaccaccacaacaacaacagattcAACATCTACACCAATGGTGACGACGCCCACCACCACAGCAACAGCATCGATCTCAACGACTGCTGGACAATCCAGCACTTCAAATATAACAGAAGAGAATACAACATCAATAATAAATGTAGAAACTTTATCCAATTCGAAAACAACTTTGGGGTCAACACTATTGGACACATCAACTAcaccaaaacataaaaaag GTTTGAGGAACGCAAGTATTGGTATCGTCGTAGGAGGAGTAGCGGGTTTTGGTCTTATTGCTTTTATGCTTTCGATCGTTTTTATTCGAAGGAGGATAAATAATGGAAAGGCACATCGAACTGCACAAGCATCAG AATCAAATAGGAATACCAACGGAACGACAAACCCTAGTTACGC ACCTTCAAGTTCATCATACTGCATGGTTGGTAGAATTGCCGGGGGCGCAAGCTAA